From Vigna unguiculata cultivar IT97K-499-35 chromosome 5, ASM411807v1, whole genome shotgun sequence, the proteins below share one genomic window:
- the LOC114184408 gene encoding glycosyl hydrolase 5 family protein-like, producing the protein MSRIPSRFVFLLLVVISTSHSNAYPLSTHNRWIIDEATGQRAKLVCANWAGHLQPMIPEGLDKKSLKDIIGELVKHKFNCVRLTYAIYMWTRYGHENVNANFASLDVPEVVSKNNPFVLSMTHLQAFDAVVHELGVQNVKVLLDNHVSEPMWCCDDNDENGFFHDRHFNPQEWVHGLTLAAKHFSGNHVVVAMSLRNELHGPRQNLKDWYIYMSQGAITIHKTNPNVLVHISGLNYDTELQFLRRKPLNIDLGNKMVFETHLYSWSGIGTLKLKEIWTKQPLNRICANNIKAIDYRAGFLTIGKNATPFIFTKFGFNEEGSAVEDNRFLTCLQTYLLGKDLDWGFWAFQGTYYVKKDQVQVDESFGVMDETWHHLRYPNFTDKFQLLQRKNLEPISKAPIVNILYHPLSGQCAQVNEKNEVELGSCETKNRWVHGENATKILLQGIKKCLTAAGEGLPIIVSDCERKNSF; encoded by the exons ATGTCTAGAATACCTTCACGTTTTGTCTTTCTCCTCCTTGTAGTCATCTCTACGTCACATTCCAATGCATACCCTTTATCTACGCACAATAGATGGATCATAGATGAAGCCACAGGACAACGTGCCAAGTTGGTATGTGCCAATTGGGCTGGTCACCTTCAACCAATGATCCCTGAGGGTCTTGACAAAAAGTCATTGAAGGACATTATTGGTGAACTTGTGAAGCACAAGTTTAATTGTGTGCGTCTCACCTATGCAATCTACATGTGGACACGTTATGGCCATGAGAATGTGAATGCCAACTTTGCCTCTTTGGATGTACCCGAAGTGGTCTCCAAGAACAATCCTTTTGTGTTGTCCATGACACATCTCCAAGCCTTTGATGCTGTTGTTCATgaacttggagttcaaaatGTGAAAGTTTTGCTTGATAACCATGTTAGTGAGCCAATGTGGTGTTGCGATGACAATGATGAGAATGGCTTCTTCCATGACAGACATTTCAATCCTCAAGAATGGGTGCATGGCCTTACTTTGGCTGCCAAACACTTCAGTGGAAACCATGTT GTTGTGGCAATGAGTTTGAGGAATGAGTTGCATGGTCCTCGCCAGAATTTGAAGGATTGGTACATATACATGAGCCAGGGAGCAATAACTATTCATAAGACAAATCCAAATGTGCTTGTGCATATCTCAGGTTTGAACTATGACACTGAGTTGCAGTTCTTAAGGAGAAAACCATTGAATATAGACTTGGGTAACAAAATGGTGTttgagacacatttgtattcatGGTCTGGAATTGGGACACTTAAATTGAAAGAGATATGGACAAAGCAACCATTGAATAGAATATGTGCGAACAACATTAAAGCGATAGACTATAGAGCTGGATTCCTTACAATTGGAAAGAATGCAActccttttatttttacaaagttTGGGTTTAACGAGGAAGGTTCTGCAGTGGAAGACAATAGGTTCTTGACATGCCTTCAAACCTATCTTCTTGGAAAGGATTTGGACTGGGGATTTTGGGCTTTCCAAGGTACCTACTATGTAAAGAAAGATCAGGTCCAAGTTGATGAGTCATTTGGTGTAATGGATGAAACATGGCATCACCTTAGATATCCCAACTTCACCGACAAGTTCCAACTTTTGCAAAGGAAGAATCTTG AACCTATCTCTAAGGCCCCCATTGTAAATATCTTGTACCACCCACTATCTGGTCAATGTGCTCAAGTGAATGAAAAGAATGAAGTTGAACTTGGAAGTTGTGAGACCAAAAATAGATGGGTTCATGGAGAGAATGCGACTAAAATCCTTTTACAAGGCATTAAGAAGTGCCTAACAGCCGCGGGTGAAGGGCTTCCGATTATAGTTTCTGATTGTGAAAGAAAGAATAGTTTTTGA
- the LOC114184317 gene encoding metallothionein-like protein 4A yields the protein MSDRGEVRGVGACDNTCGCTVPCPGGSSCRCRSAGTTAGGGDHVTCTCGEHCGCNPCSCPKTAAAGSGCRCGSECACVSCRS from the exons ATGAGTGACAGAGGTGAAGTGAGAGGGGTGGGAGCCTGTGATAACACCTGTGGCTGCACAGTTCCATGCCCTGGTGGTTCTTCTTGCAG GTGCAGGAGTGCTGGGACTACAGCGGGAGGGGGTGATCACGTGACATGCACGTGCGGAGAGCACTGTGGATGCAATCCATGTTCATGTCCCAAAACTGCAGCAGCTGGAAGTGGATGCAGATGTGGTTCAGAATGTGCCTGTGTCTCTTGCCGCAGTTAG